The Pseudochaenichthys georgianus chromosome 8, fPseGeo1.2, whole genome shotgun sequence genome has a segment encoding these proteins:
- the LOC117450637 gene encoding G-protein coupled receptor family C group 5 member C-like, translated as MEPTSPPKGCGSSISSIYYNLCDLTTVWGVVVEAVAAAGIVTSFILLVILMASIPFVTDKKRKGMVALQAGILVFTLGLFGLTFAFIVGQYSINCAARRFLFGVLFSGCLACLVMHGLWLALLKRSDRGPRGWMLCLGALGLWMVEVIINTEWLIITVWRSPPGPGGVMTPDVSCNIANQDFVSALVYVMVLVIAAVLIAVPSLTHKHKQWRRDGAFILVTGIFTLAIWVTWIVMYIHGNRVVGNPSWDDPTLAIAVVSNAWVFLFLYAIPEICLLTQEDPDQERPVDGDHVYPASSLVYDNILKEPETPHQNVYMENKAFTMDEPPAVPTKPVSPYGAYNGHLRSYLYQPTEIALIAKGLTKMDQGTMMPRARAPSLNRGGGRSLPCSADSLPS; from the exons atGGAACCGACCAGTCCTCCAAAGGGATGTGGCTCAAGTATCAGCTCCATATATTACAACCTGTGTGACCTGACCACAGTGTGGGGGGTCGTGGTGgaggctgttgctgctgctggtaTAGTGACTTCTTTCATTCTCTTGGTCATCCTCATGGCCAGCATACCgtttgtgacagacaagaagaggaagGGTATGGTGGCTCTGCAGGCCGGCATTCTAGTCTTCACTTTGGGACTCTTTGGACTCACTTTTGCCTTTATTGTGGGTCAGTACTCCATCAACTGTGCTGCACGGAGGTTTCTCTTTGGAGTGCTGTTTTCAGGCTGTCTAGCCTGCCTGGTGATGCATGGGTTATGGCTCGCCCTGTTGAAGCGTAGCGACAGGGGTCCCAGGGGCTGGATGTTATGCCTGGGAGCCCTGGGTCTGTGGATGGTGGAGGTCATCATCAACACTGAGTGGCTTATCATCACTGTTTGGAGGAGCCCACCTGGACCTGGAGGTGTCATGACCCCTGATGTGTCCTGTAACATTGCTAACCAGGACTTTGTGAGCGCACTTGTCTATGTGATGGTTCTGGTGATAGCTGCGGTGCTGATCGCCGTGCCTTCGCTGACACACAAGCACAAGCAGTGGCGCCGAGACGGAGCCTTCATCCTAGTCACCGGGATCTTCACCTTGGCTATCTGGGTAACTTGGATTGTCATGTACATCCATGGGAACAGGGTCGTCGGGAATCCCAGCTGGGATGATCCTACTCTGGCCATAGCTGTAGTGTCAAATGCATGGGTGTTCCTTTTCCTCTATGCCATTCCAGAAATCTGCCTACTGACCCAGGAGGACCCAGATCAGGAGCGGCCAGTCGATGGAGATCATGTTTATCCTGCCAGTAGCCTGGTTTATGACAACATCCTGAAAGAGCCGGAGACACCCCACCAGAATGTGTACATGGAGAATAAAGCCTTCACAATGGACGAGCCTCCGGCAG taCCCACAAAACCAGTGTCTCCGTATGGTGCTTATAATGGTCACCTACGAAGTTATTTGTACCAGCCTACTGAAATTGCCCTGATTGCCAAGGGTCTGACTAAG ATGGACCAAGGCACGATGATGCCTCGAGCCAGAGCCCCCTCTCTGAATCGGGGAGGTGGAAGATCTCTGCCATGTTCAGCTGATTCCTTGCCATCTTAA